The genomic region aactgtgtAActagacttttctttctctctctttcacctgGACCTGCCCATTTCGGGTCCAGGATTCTGTGCAGGCCGCCCCTGGCCCGAGCCGTGTGGTCACCCAGGGCCTTCTCGGGGTAGGCTCTCGCATCCCCAGCCCGGGTTCCAGTCCGAAGCAAAGGAGCAGGACAGCGGTGCCTGCCCAGGCCTGTGTCTGCCCCTAGTCAGATGGCTCTAGGTTCCCGCCAGCAGCCGGCCCTGGGGTGGCGATGGGGGGAGGCCTGGCACGGAGGGGGCCCCCCCATGGCGGCAGGCAGCCTCCAGACAGGACGCTGCAGAGGAAGGGGCTCCCCAAGGCCATGGCCAACAAGGCCATCACCGCAGCCTGGGCTTGGCCACAGTGGCAGCTGGGCTGGGCCACTGCGGTGGGCTGGGGGGTGCTGTTGGGAGGGACAGGTCCTGAGCAGGAGCCCCGAAGCTCGTCCAGCGTGTACGACGGGGGGCAGGTGGTGCAGTTGAGCGGGGACCCCCCGCGGCAGGTGTAGCAGGAGGCGTGGCAGCTGGAGCAGATGCGCAGGGTGGGTGTCGCCGAGCGCCCAGGCCCCGGGGTCACTGCCTGCTGGGTGTGGCTGAAGTACCTTGGAGGGCAGTAGGCCAGGCAGAGGTGGCCCAGGATGTAGGCGGGGCTGTGGCATTCTGTACGGGGGACACATACACGGGGCCATGAGGCCGAGGCCCGTTGCCCGGCTGCCATCCCTCCCCAGGCTGCACACGCACACTGCCCGCTGCTGCCGCCTCCCAGCAGGCAGGCCGGGCCCCGCCAGGCACTCACCCTGGCACAGCCCCTCCGTGTCCCGCTGCACACACGCGCTGCTGGTCACCTGGGGGCCGGAGGGCCGCGCGGTCATGTCCTCGGCCGTCCCGTAGAGCAGCAGCGTGTAGCGGTACAGCGTCCCTGGGCAGGGGTTGCGGTGGGCacggggaggaggggaagaggctgTTGGCCACCTGGTCCTGCCCTTTTGGGCGCCTCTCCCCAGTCCCCCGACCCCAAGCTGGAGTCCCCAACCCCAGTGGCACCCGGGCTGAGCACCACTGACTGGGCGCACTCGGCGCCAGACGCACCCGCCCAGTCTCCCAGGGAAACTGCCAGGAGCCTTTAGGCAGCGGGTGCCCGGGAGGCCCCAGAGCCCGAGGCCCCAGCCTGCCTGTAGCTCTCACCTGTGTTGAAATAGTAGCCCTTGTTTTCCAGGCCCAGAGTCCACAAGCCCTGCGGGTCCTCGTCCCAGAAGTGGGTGGACATGAAGATCCAGTTGTTGTAGCCTTGGCCGCTGACATCCAAGGGTCTGGGACAGATGGCAGGGTGTGGGGTGGAGGCCATGTGCTGGTGGCTGGGGGGGCTCCCACGGTGGGCGGGGTGGTGAGCCGGGCATCCAGCCAGCGCAGACCCACCCAGACCCGGCCTGACCCCCGGTGAACACTCGCCACCGGCCCGGTCCTCTGCCCCCGTACCTGATGGCCACGAGCGTGGAGCGGGTCCCCATGGGGCTGGTGAGCGAGATCTCCAGGTCCCCCCGGCGGCTATAGGACAGCGACAGCTGCACCTGCACGTGCTCCAGTGAGCGGATGTAGTTGGCACGGCCCGCGCAGGCCGACACATTCTTCCTCACTCGCATCAGCGGCAGGATAGGGCTAGGGGCGGCGTGGGGGGTGAGGGCCCCTCCTGCGGGCctgctggggggatgggcagcCAGCAGGCGGGGTCTGGGCTCAGTTCGAGGGGCCCACCCTCTCCTCTGATAGATGGGGAAGCGGAGGCCTTGGGACCAGCCCCCCCACCGCGGCAATGACAAGTGCGGGAAGGTGAGGGGCGAGCCCAGGGGCGGGGGCGGCTGAGGAGGGCGCTCACGTGGGGGTGTGTACGACCCGGATGGCGCATTTCTGCTGGGGCCGCGTGGGCAGCCACGTCCGAGCCATGTCCACCAGCAGCCTGGCGTCCAGCAACCCGTAGCCGTAGTGGTGGCTCACTGCGCGGAGGGGCGGTCACACACTCTCCACGGGCATGGcgccccagccccctccagccCGCCCTGCCTCACCTTGGCGCCCTACGCCGTTGGTCCTCCAGTCCTCAGCCTGGAGCTGTGCTGGCCTGGACGCCCGGACCACCAGGTGCTGCATGTCTCTCCAGGTCAAGAACGGGCTGGGGGCAGGCGAGGGCAGGTGAGCTGGGGCCGCGTGGGGGGAGCGCGCGGGAAGCGGGCGCCCCTCCGTCACCTACTTGGCCTCCAGAGCCAGGGCGATCATGCCCGCAGCCAGCGGGGCCGAGGCCGAGGTGCCCGTGTGTTTGTCCGTGCACTGGTGGTGCAGGTCTGTGGTGACCTAGGGGCAGACAGGGGTACTTGGGGGGCCTGGTACACATGAAAGTCAGGCTGGGTTCGAGAAGGTACCGCGGAGATCCCGCCAAGAATAGGGCCCTGAGGGCCCCCCCCCGGGTCACACACCGGGGGAGCTGGCCCGGCCTGGGAGACAGGAGGGCGTGTGAGGGGCTCTCACGGGGCAGCCTGGAAAGGAGGgaaagtggggggcaggggacaggcaggggacaggtggggagggggcagggcacaggcgggggaggggcaggggacaggcggggaggggcaggggacaggcgggaagggggcaggggacaggcggggaggggcaggggacaggctggggaggggcaggggacaggcaggggacaggcggggaggggacaggggacaggcgGGGAGGGTGGCAGGGGATAGGCAGGGgacaggcgggggaggggcagggacaggtggggaggagcaggggacaggcgggaagggggcaggggacagacggagagggggcaggggacagacggggagggggcaggagacaggcgggaagggggcaggggataggcggggaggggcaggggacaggctggggaggggcaggggacaggcggggagggggcaggggacaggcgggaaggggacaggggacaggcggggaggggcaggggacaggcggggaggggcaggggacaggctggggaggggcaggggtcaggcggggagggggcaggggacaagctggggaggggcaggggacaggcggggaggggacaggggacaggcggagagggggcaggggacagacggggagggggcaggggacaggcaggggcaGCGGGGAGGGAGGCGGCCAGCGGGCACTCACGATCTGCGGGTCGGCGGCCACGCCGCTGCTGTAGGTGGTGGTAAGCGTAGAGGCGCAGGCCTCGCTGTACCAGGGCACGCGGCCGTGCCGGGTGGTGCTGCCCACCGAGAGCGTGTGGATGCTGTTGGTGTAGCCGTCACAGTTGCAGTTGTCATAGTGCAGGCCGCCGTTGCCCGACGCCCAGACGAAGAGCGTGCCCAGCCCACCACGGCCCTGCACACAGGGACGGGGGACCGGGCTGGGGGCGTCGGCCTGGAGAGCAGGCCCAGGCCCGCCCAGGCCCGCCGAGGCCCCGAGGCCCCGGGGTGCGCTCACCTTGGTCACGCCGCGCCTGAAGGCCTCCCGGGTGAGGATGCCCGGGCCGTCCACGGTGCGGCCGTCGTCCTCCGGGCCCCAGCTGGCGCTGTAGATGTGGATGTGCTGCGGCTGCAGGCTCAGCGACTGGGCCTCGATGACATCCGTGATGGTGCCATCCAGCATGCGCACGCCTGCGCAGGAGGCGGCGGGAGGGGGCGTCAGGCCTCGGGGATGGTCCcaccgcacccccacccctggcggCCCGTATCCCCCAGAGGTGCCTCCCCGGGGTGCACGAGCCAGACCCCGCGTACCTCCGATGCGGGCATTGTAGGCGACGCCCGTGCCGCAGAACCCGTTGTTTGCTATGGCTGCCACCTCCCCAGCACAGCGGGTCCCGTGCCTGGTGCCAAGACGAGAGGGGAGCCCGTTACAGCCTCCCACCGGCTCCCGCCAGGCACCGGGGGCTGCCTGCCCTCACACCCCGGAGGGTGCCAGGCTCACCGGTTCTCATCACTGGGCGTGTATCGCGGCTGGGGGTCTGGGTCATAGTCATTGAAGTCATAGCTGGCCAGGGGGTCCTGGGGGCGCAGTGGGGACATGAGGGACGGGGgctgtgggacctggggcagCCTCCACCCCTGCACACCGGCCCCCACAGCCTCACGTAGTTGGCCCAGAGGTCCGGGTGGTCCTTCTCGATGCCGTCGTCCAGGACAGAGACCACGACGCCCTGGCCCGACAG from Mustela erminea isolate mMusErm1 chromosome 1, mMusErm1.Pri, whole genome shotgun sequence harbors:
- the PCSK4 gene encoding proprotein convertase subtilisin/kexin type 4 isoform X4 is translated as MRPARTALWLRLAVALGLALVGPLPVGWSSARAPIYVSSWAVRVSQGYREAERLARKFGFVNLGQIFPDGQYYHLRHRGVVQQSLTPHWGHRLRLKKDPKVQWFEQQTLRRRVKRSVVVPTDPWFPKQWYMNNKVQPDLNILQAWSQGLSGQGVVVSVLDDGIEKDHPDLWANYDPLASYDFNDYDPDPQPRYTPSDENRHGTRCAGEVAAIANNGFCGTGVAYNARIGGVRMLDGTITDVIEAQSLSLQPQHIHIYSASWGPEDDGRTVDGPGILTREAFRRGVTKGRGGLGTLFVWASGNGGLHYDNCNCDGYTNSIHTLSVGSTTRHGRVPWYSEACASTLTTTYSSGVAADPQIVTTDLHHQCTDKHTGTSASAPLAAGMIALALEANPFLTWRDMQHLVVRASRPAQLQAEDWRTNGVGRQVSHHYGYGLLDARLLVDMARTWLPTRPQQKCAIRVVHTPTPILPLMRVRKNVSACAGRANYIRSLEHVQVQLSLSYSRRGDLEISLTSPMGTRSTLVAIRPLDVSGQGYNNWIFMSTHFWDEDPQGLWTLGLENKGYYFNTGTLYRYTLLLYGTAEDMTARPSGPQVTSSACVQRDTEGLCQECHSPAYILGHLCLAYCPPRYFSHTQQAVTPGPGRSATPTLRICSSCHASCYTCRGGSPLNCTTCPPSYTLDELRGSCSGPVPPNSTPQPTAVAQPSCHCGQAQAAVMALLAMALGSPFLCSVLSGGCLPPWGGPLRARPPPIATPGPAAGGNLEPSD
- the PCSK4 gene encoding proprotein convertase subtilisin/kexin type 4 isoform X5; the encoded protein is MRPARTALWLRLAVALGLALVGPLPVGWSSARAPIYVSSWAVRVSQGYREAERLARKFGFVNLGQVQWFEQQTLRRRVKRSVVVPTDPWFPKQWYMNNKVQPDLNILQAWSQGLSGQGVVVSVLDDGIEKDHPDLWANYDPLASYDFNDYDPDPQPRYTPSDENRHGTRCAGEVAAIANNGFCGTGVAYNARIGGVRMLDGTITDVIEAQSLSLQPQHIHIYSASWGPEDDGRTVDGPGILTREAFRRGVTKGRGGLGTLFVWASGNGGLHYDNCNCDGYTNSIHTLSVGSTTRHGRVPWYSEACASTLTTTYSSGVAADPQIVTTDLHHQCTDKHTGTSASAPLAAGMIALALEANPFLTWRDMQHLVVRASRPAQLQAEDWRTNGVGRQVSHHYGYGLLDARLLVDMARTWLPTRPQQKCAIRVVHTPTRPAGGALTPHAAPSPILPLMRVRKNVSACAGRANYIRSLEHVQVQLSLSYSRRGDLEISLTSPMGTRSTLVAIRPLDVSGQGYNNWIFMSTHFWDEDPQGLWTLGLENKGYYFNTGTLYRYTLLLYGTAEDMTARPSGPQVTSSACVQRDTEGLCQECHSPAYILGHLCLAYCPPRYFSHTQQAVTPGPGRSATPTLRICSSCHASCYTCRGGSPLNCTTCPPSYTLDELRGSCSGPVPPNSTPQPTAVAQPSCHCGQAQAAVMALLAMALGSPFLCSVLSGGCLPPWGGPLRARPPPIATPGPAAGGNLEPSD
- the PCSK4 gene encoding proprotein convertase subtilisin/kexin type 4 isoform X2, yielding MRPARTALWLRLAVALGLALVGPLPVGWSSARAPIYVSSWAVRVSQGYREAERLARKFGFVNLGQIFPDGQYYHLRHRGVVQQSLTPHWGHRLRLKKDPKVQWFEQQTLRRRVKRSVVVPTDPWFPKQWYMNNKVQPDLNILQAWSQGLSGQGVVVSVLDDGIEKDHPDLWANYDPLASYDFNDYDPDPQPRYTPSDENRHGTRCAGEVAAIANNGFCGTGVAYNARIGGVRMLDGTITDVIEAQSLSLQPQHIHIYSASWGPEDDGRTVDGPGILTREAFRRGVTKGRGGLGTLFVWASGNGGLHYDNCNCDGYTNSIHTLSVGSTTRHGRVPWYSEACASTLTTTYSSGVAADPQIVTTDLHHQCTDKHTGTSASAPLAAGMIALALEANPFLTWRDMQHLVVRASRPAQLQAEDWRTNGVGRQVSHHYGYGLLDARLLVDMARTWLPTRPQQKCAIRVVHTPTPAGGALTPHAAPSPILPLMRVRKNVSACAGRANYIRSLEHVQVQLSLSYSRRGDLEISLTSPMGTRSTLVAIRPLDVSGQGYNNWIFMSTHFWDEDPQGLWTLGLENKGYYFNTGTLYRYTLLLYGTAEDMTARPSGPQVTSSACVQRDTEGLCQECHSPAYILGHLCLAYCPPRYFSHTQQAVTPGPGRSATPTLRICSSCHASCYTCRGGSPLNCTTCPPSYTLDELRGSCSGPVPPNSTPQPTAVAQPSCHCGQAQAAVMALLAMALGSPFLCSVLSGGCLPPWGGPLRARPPPIATPGPAAGGNLEPSD
- the PCSK4 gene encoding proprotein convertase subtilisin/kexin type 4 isoform X6 codes for the protein MRPARTALWLRLAVALGLALVGPLPVGWSSARAPIYVSSWAVRVSQGYREAERLARKFGFVNLGQIFPDGQYYHLRHRGVVQQSLTPHWGHRLRLKKDPKVQWFEQQTLRRRVKRSVVVPTDPWFPKQWYMNNKVQPDLNILQAWSQGLSGQGVVVSVLDDGIEKDHPDLWANYDPLASYDFNDYDPDPQPRYTPSDENRHGTRCAGEVAAIANNGFCGTGVAYNARIGGVRMLDGTITDVIEAQSLSLQPQHIHIYSASWGPEDDGRTVDGPGILTREAFRRGVTKGRGGLGTLFVWASGNGGLHYDNCNCDGYTNSIHTLSVGSTTRHGRVPWYSEACASTLTTTYSSGVAADPQIVTTDLHHQCTDKHTGTSASAPLAAGMIALALEANPFLTWRDMQHLVVRASRPAQLQAEDWRTNGVGRQVSHHYGYGLLDARLLVDMARTWLPTRPQQKCAIRVVHTPTRPAGGALTPHAAPSPILPLMRVRKNVSACAGRANYIRSLEHVQVQLSLSYSRRGDLEISLTSPMGTRSTLVAIRPLDVSGQGYNNWIFMSTHFWDEDPQGLWTLGLENKGYYFNTGTLYRYTLLLYGTAEDMTARPSGPQNATAPPTSWATSAWPTALQGTSATPSRQ
- the PCSK4 gene encoding proprotein convertase subtilisin/kexin type 4 isoform X3, giving the protein MRPARTALWLRLAVALGLALVGPLPVGWSSARAPIYVSSWAVRVSQGYREAERLARKFGFVNLGQIFPDGQYYHLRHRGVVQQSLTPHWGHRLRLKKDPKWFEQQTLRRRVKRSVVVPTDPWFPKQWYMNNKVQPDLNILQAWSQGLSGQGVVVSVLDDGIEKDHPDLWANYDPLASYDFNDYDPDPQPRYTPSDENRHGTRCAGEVAAIANNGFCGTGVAYNARIGGVRMLDGTITDVIEAQSLSLQPQHIHIYSASWGPEDDGRTVDGPGILTREAFRRGVTKGRGGLGTLFVWASGNGGLHYDNCNCDGYTNSIHTLSVGSTTRHGRVPWYSEACASTLTTTYSSGVAADPQIVTTDLHHQCTDKHTGTSASAPLAAGMIALALEANPFLTWRDMQHLVVRASRPAQLQAEDWRTNGVGRQVSHHYGYGLLDARLLVDMARTWLPTRPQQKCAIRVVHTPTRPAGGALTPHAAPSPILPLMRVRKNVSACAGRANYIRSLEHVQVQLSLSYSRRGDLEISLTSPMGTRSTLVAIRPLDVSGQGYNNWIFMSTHFWDEDPQGLWTLGLENKGYYFNTGTLYRYTLLLYGTAEDMTARPSGPQVTSSACVQRDTEGLCQECHSPAYILGHLCLAYCPPRYFSHTQQAVTPGPGRSATPTLRICSSCHASCYTCRGGSPLNCTTCPPSYTLDELRGSCSGPVPPNSTPQPTAVAQPSCHCGQAQAAVMALLAMALGSPFLCSVLSGGCLPPWGGPLRARPPPIATPGPAAGGNLEPSD
- the PCSK4 gene encoding proprotein convertase subtilisin/kexin type 4 isoform X1, whose product is MRPARTALWLRLAVALGLALVGPLPVGWSSARAPIYVSSWAVRVSQGYREAERLARKFGFVNLGQIFPDGQYYHLRHRGVVQQSLTPHWGHRLRLKKDPKVQWFEQQTLRRRVKRSVVVPTDPWFPKQWYMNNKVQPDLNILQAWSQGLSGQGVVVSVLDDGIEKDHPDLWANYDPLASYDFNDYDPDPQPRYTPSDENRHGTRCAGEVAAIANNGFCGTGVAYNARIGGVRMLDGTITDVIEAQSLSLQPQHIHIYSASWGPEDDGRTVDGPGILTREAFRRGVTKGRGGLGTLFVWASGNGGLHYDNCNCDGYTNSIHTLSVGSTTRHGRVPWYSEACASTLTTTYSSGVAADPQIVTTDLHHQCTDKHTGTSASAPLAAGMIALALEANPFLTWRDMQHLVVRASRPAQLQAEDWRTNGVGRQVSHHYGYGLLDARLLVDMARTWLPTRPQQKCAIRVVHTPTRPAGGALTPHAAPSPILPLMRVRKNVSACAGRANYIRSLEHVQVQLSLSYSRRGDLEISLTSPMGTRSTLVAIRPLDVSGQGYNNWIFMSTHFWDEDPQGLWTLGLENKGYYFNTGTLYRYTLLLYGTAEDMTARPSGPQVTSSACVQRDTEGLCQECHSPAYILGHLCLAYCPPRYFSHTQQAVTPGPGRSATPTLRICSSCHASCYTCRGGSPLNCTTCPPSYTLDELRGSCSGPVPPNSTPQPTAVAQPSCHCGQAQAAVMALLAMALGSPFLCSVLSGGCLPPWGGPLRARPPPIATPGPAAGGNLEPSD